The Micromonospora sp. M71_S20 genome window below encodes:
- the galT gene encoding galactose-1-phosphate uridylyltransferase encodes MKRTAIALADGRELIYFDERDDAVRDQPDRRELPPPPPASQLRLDPLTDEWVAVAVHRQTRTFLPPADQCPLCPSTDGRQSEIPAPDYDVAVFENRFPSLSGRVAEEPAEITPFTPVRPGVGRCEVVCFTDDHNASFGSLPPRRVRTVLDALADRTSALAELPGVEQVFCFENRGVEIGVTLHHPHGQIYAYPFVTPRTRALLAAARRHSEGTGGRNLYADVLAAERATGDRVVAANEHWTAYVPAAARWPFEVHVAPHRPVPDIPALDDAERDAFGPLYLDLLRRFDGLFDVPMPYIAAWHQAPVRVDRELGHLHLQLFSIRRAKDKLKYLAGSESAMGVFINDIAPERAAELLRAA; translated from the coding sequence GTGAAGCGCACCGCGATCGCGCTGGCCGACGGCCGGGAGCTGATCTACTTCGACGAACGGGACGACGCCGTCCGGGACCAGCCGGACCGGCGCGAGCTGCCCCCGCCACCGCCCGCGTCGCAGCTGCGCCTGGACCCGCTGACCGACGAGTGGGTGGCCGTCGCCGTGCACCGGCAGACGCGCACCTTCCTTCCGCCGGCCGACCAGTGCCCGCTCTGCCCCAGCACCGACGGCCGGCAGAGCGAGATCCCGGCGCCCGACTACGACGTCGCCGTCTTCGAGAACCGGTTCCCCTCGCTCAGCGGCCGGGTGGCCGAGGAGCCCGCCGAGATCACCCCGTTCACCCCGGTCCGCCCCGGCGTGGGCCGCTGCGAGGTGGTCTGCTTCACCGACGACCACAACGCGTCCTTCGGGTCCCTCCCGCCGCGCCGGGTGCGCACCGTCCTCGACGCGCTCGCCGACCGCACGTCGGCGCTCGCGGAGCTGCCCGGGGTGGAGCAGGTGTTCTGCTTCGAGAACCGGGGCGTGGAGATCGGTGTGACCCTGCACCACCCGCACGGCCAGATCTACGCGTACCCCTTCGTGACTCCGCGGACCCGGGCGCTGCTGGCCGCCGCCCGCCGGCACTCGGAGGGCACAGGCGGGCGCAACCTCTACGCCGACGTGCTCGCCGCCGAGCGGGCCACCGGCGACCGGGTGGTCGCCGCCAACGAACACTGGACGGCGTACGTCCCGGCGGCGGCCCGCTGGCCGTTCGAGGTGCACGTGGCCCCGCACCGGCCGGTGCCGGACATCCCCGCGCTCGACGACGCCGAGCGGGACGCCTTCGGGCCGCTCTACCTGGACCTGCTGCGCCGCTTCGACGGGCTGTTCGACGTGCCGATGCCCTACATCGCCGCCTGGCACCAGGCGCCGGTACGCGTCGACCGCGAGCTGGGCCACCTGCACCTGCAGCTGTTCAGCATCCGGCGCGCGAAGGACAAGCTGAAGTACCTGGCGGGCTCGGAGTCCGCGATGGGCGTCTTCATCAACGACATCGCCCCCGAGCGCGCCGCCGAGCTCCTCCGCGCCGCCTGA
- a CDS encoding NADP-dependent isocitrate dehydrogenase translates to MAKIKVNNPVVELDGDEMTRIIWKQIREQLILPYLDVDLHYYDLSIQHRDETDDQVTVDAANAIKEHGVGVKCATITPDEARVEEFGLKKMWRSPNGTIRNILGGVVFREPIIMSNVPRLVPGWTKPIIIGRHAHGDQYKATDFVVPGPGKVTVTYTPADGGAPMEMEVANFSGGGIAMGMYNYDESIRDFARASFRYGLDRNYPVYLSTKNTILKAYDGRFKDIFAEVFENEFKAEFDAAGITYEHRLIDDMVAAALKWEGGYVWACKNYDGDVQSDTVAQGFGSLGLMTSVLLSPDGRTVEAEAAHGTVTRHYRQWQKGEKTSTNPIASIYAWTRGLAHRGKLDGTPAVTEFANTLEQVIVDTVEGGQMTKDLSLLISRDAPWLTTDEFMNALDENLARKLSA, encoded by the coding sequence ATGGCGAAGATCAAGGTAAACAACCCGGTCGTTGAGCTCGACGGCGACGAGATGACCCGGATCATCTGGAAGCAGATCCGGGAGCAGCTGATCCTGCCCTACCTCGACGTCGACCTGCACTACTACGACCTTTCGATCCAGCACCGCGACGAGACCGACGACCAGGTCACCGTCGATGCCGCCAACGCCATCAAGGAGCACGGCGTCGGCGTCAAGTGCGCGACCATCACCCCGGACGAGGCCCGGGTGGAGGAGTTCGGCCTGAAGAAGATGTGGCGGTCGCCGAACGGCACGATCCGCAACATCCTCGGCGGCGTCGTCTTCCGCGAGCCGATCATCATGTCCAACGTGCCGCGGCTGGTCCCCGGCTGGACCAAGCCGATCATCATCGGCCGGCACGCCCACGGTGACCAGTACAAGGCCACCGACTTCGTCGTCCCCGGCCCGGGCAAGGTGACCGTCACCTACACCCCGGCCGACGGCGGCGCCCCGATGGAGATGGAGGTCGCCAACTTCTCCGGCGGCGGCATCGCCATGGGCATGTACAACTACGACGAGTCGATCCGGGACTTCGCCCGCGCCTCGTTCCGCTACGGCCTGGACCGCAACTACCCGGTCTACCTGTCCACCAAGAACACCATCCTCAAGGCGTACGACGGCCGGTTCAAGGACATCTTCGCCGAGGTGTTCGAGAACGAGTTCAAGGCCGAGTTCGACGCCGCCGGCATCACCTACGAGCACCGGCTCATCGACGACATGGTCGCCGCCGCGCTCAAGTGGGAGGGCGGCTACGTCTGGGCCTGCAAGAACTACGACGGTGACGTGCAGTCCGACACCGTCGCGCAGGGCTTCGGCTCGCTGGGCCTGATGACCTCGGTGCTGCTCTCCCCGGACGGCCGTACGGTCGAGGCCGAGGCCGCGCACGGCACGGTCACCCGGCACTACCGGCAGTGGCAGAAGGGCGAGAAGACGTCGACCAACCCGATCGCGTCGATCTACGCCTGGACCCGGGGCCTGGCCCACCGGGGCAAGCTGGACGGCACCCCGGCGGTCACCGAGTTCGCCAACACCCTGGAGCAGGTCATCGTCGACACCGTCGAGGGCGGCCAGATGACCAAGGACCTCTCGCTGCTCATCTCGCGGGACGCCCCGTGGCTGACCACCGACGAGTTCATGAACGCGCTCGACGAGAACCTGGCGCGCAAGCTCTCCGCCTGA
- a CDS encoding MBL fold metallo-hydrolase, with amino-acid sequence MPSSRILGSITVTALTDGEGPFFQPRAEAFPDAGPEHWRAADRRDPGTVTADGRWWLPFRSFAIRAGDGPVTLVDAGIGPAGSPAASWAPVPGRLPAELAAAGIEPADVRTVVLTHLHTDHVGWAVTGSPGTPYFPNADYVLQRAELAAVGHLNPGLSAGLVAPLRAAGQLRVADGAQRLDPTVRLLPTPGHTPGHQSVLLEVDDERLLLTGDLLVHAVQLVDPELAYAHEEDAAAARASRVGLLRDLAARGSTVLATPHLGEAFVAL; translated from the coding sequence ATGCCGTCGAGCCGCATCCTCGGGTCTATCACGGTCACCGCGCTCACCGACGGCGAGGGGCCGTTCTTCCAGCCCCGCGCGGAGGCGTTCCCGGACGCCGGGCCGGAGCACTGGCGCGCGGCCGACCGGCGGGACCCGGGCACGGTGACCGCCGACGGGCGGTGGTGGCTGCCGTTCCGCAGCTTCGCCATCCGCGCCGGGGACGGGCCGGTGACCCTGGTCGACGCCGGGATCGGCCCGGCCGGCTCCCCCGCCGCGAGCTGGGCGCCGGTGCCCGGCCGGCTGCCGGCCGAGCTCGCCGCCGCCGGCATCGAGCCGGCCGACGTACGCACGGTGGTGCTCACCCACCTGCACACCGACCACGTCGGCTGGGCGGTCACCGGCTCGCCGGGCACGCCGTACTTCCCCAACGCCGACTACGTGCTCCAGCGGGCCGAGCTGGCCGCCGTGGGGCACCTCAACCCGGGGCTGTCGGCCGGCCTGGTCGCGCCGTTGCGCGCCGCCGGCCAGCTCCGGGTGGCCGACGGCGCGCAGAGGCTCGATCCGACCGTACGGCTGCTGCCGACGCCGGGACACACGCCCGGGCACCAGTCGGTGCTGCTGGAGGTCGACGACGAGCGGCTGCTGCTCACCGGCGACCTGCTGGTGCACGCCGTGCAACTGGTCGACCCCGAGCTGGCGTACGCCCACGAGGAGGACGCCGCCGCGGCGCGTGCCTCGCGGGTGGGGCTGCTGCGCGACCTGGCCGCGCGCGGTTCCACGGTGCTCGCCACCCCGCACCTGGGCGAGGCGTTCGTCGCGCTGTAG
- the mdh gene encoding malate dehydrogenase codes for MGKKVTVVGAGFYGSTTAQRLAEYDVFDTVVITDIVEGKPAGLALDLNQSRAIEGFETKVVGATTGPNGEGYEAIEGSDVVVITAGLPRKPGMSRMDLLETNAKIVRQVSENVAKYAPNAVVIVVSNPLDEMTALAQLATQFPKNRVLGQAGMLDTARFTNFVAEALGVPVKSVKTLTLGSHGDTMVPVPSQSTVDGKPLREAMPAEQIEELVVKTRNGGAEVVALLKTGSAYYAPSAAAARMAKAVAEDSGEVMPVCAWVDGEYGISGVYLGVEAAIGAEGVKRVVETDLDADELASLKEAAEAVRAKQGDVASM; via the coding sequence ATGGGTAAGAAGGTCACTGTCGTCGGGGCCGGCTTCTACGGCTCCACCACCGCACAGCGCCTGGCCGAGTACGACGTCTTCGACACCGTCGTGATCACCGACATCGTGGAGGGCAAGCCCGCGGGTCTCGCCCTGGACCTCAACCAGTCGCGCGCCATCGAGGGCTTCGAGACCAAGGTGGTCGGCGCGACCACCGGCCCGAACGGCGAGGGCTACGAGGCGATCGAGGGCTCGGACGTCGTGGTGATCACCGCCGGCCTGCCGCGCAAGCCGGGCATGAGCCGGATGGACCTGCTGGAGACGAACGCCAAGATCGTCCGCCAGGTCTCCGAGAACGTCGCCAAGTACGCCCCGAACGCCGTCGTCATCGTCGTGTCCAACCCGCTCGACGAGATGACCGCGCTGGCCCAGCTCGCCACCCAGTTCCCGAAGAACCGGGTGCTCGGCCAGGCCGGCATGCTGGACACCGCCCGGTTCACCAACTTCGTGGCCGAGGCGCTGGGCGTACCGGTGAAGTCGGTCAAGACGCTGACCCTCGGCTCGCACGGCGACACGATGGTGCCGGTGCCGTCGCAGAGCACCGTCGACGGCAAGCCGCTGCGTGAGGCCATGCCGGCGGAGCAGATCGAGGAGCTGGTCGTCAAGACCCGCAACGGCGGCGCCGAGGTGGTCGCGCTGCTCAAGACCGGTTCGGCGTACTACGCGCCGTCGGCCGCCGCCGCCCGGATGGCCAAGGCCGTCGCGGAGGACTCCGGCGAGGTCATGCCGGTCTGCGCCTGGGTCGACGGCGAGTACGGCATCTCCGGCGTCTACCTGGGCGTCGAGGCCGCGATCGGCGCCGAGGGCGTCAAGCGGGTCGTCGAGACCGACCTGGACGCCGACGAGCTGGCCAGCCTGAAGGAGGCCGCCGAGGCCGTCCGCGCCAAGCAGGGCGACGTCGCCAGCATGTGA
- a CDS encoding bifunctional methylenetetrahydrofolate dehydrogenase/methenyltetrahydrofolate cyclohydrolase: protein MTATLLDGKATAAEIKDELRTRVKALAERGITPGLGTVLVGADPGSQAYVNGKHRDCAEVGIASIRRELPADATQEQVDGVLAELNADPACHGYIVQLPLPGHLDTQRVLELIDPDKDADGLHPVNLGRLVLGYDAPLPCTPRGIVELLRRHDVPLRGAKVAVVGRGNTVGRPLGLLLTRRSENATVTLCHTGTLDLASHTRAADIVIVAAGVPGLLTADMLTPGAVVVDVGITRVIGPDGKGRYTGDVAGDAAEVAGKLVPMPGGVGPMTRAMLLTNVVERAERD, encoded by the coding sequence GTGACGGCGACGCTTCTGGACGGCAAGGCGACCGCGGCCGAGATCAAGGACGAGCTGCGGACACGGGTCAAGGCACTGGCGGAACGCGGCATCACCCCCGGGCTCGGCACCGTCCTGGTGGGTGCAGACCCCGGCTCCCAGGCGTACGTCAACGGCAAGCACCGCGACTGCGCCGAGGTGGGGATCGCCTCGATCCGCCGGGAACTGCCGGCCGACGCGACCCAGGAGCAGGTCGACGGCGTGCTCGCCGAGCTGAACGCCGACCCGGCGTGCCACGGCTACATCGTCCAGTTGCCGCTGCCGGGCCACCTCGACACTCAGCGGGTGCTGGAGCTGATCGACCCCGACAAGGACGCCGACGGCCTGCACCCGGTAAACCTCGGCCGGCTCGTCCTGGGCTACGACGCCCCGCTGCCCTGCACCCCGCGCGGCATCGTCGAGCTGCTCCGCCGGCACGACGTGCCGCTGCGCGGCGCCAAGGTCGCCGTGGTCGGTCGCGGCAACACCGTCGGCCGTCCGCTCGGTCTGCTGCTCACCCGGCGCAGCGAGAACGCCACCGTGACCCTCTGCCACACCGGCACCCTCGACCTGGCCTCGCACACCCGGGCCGCCGACATCGTCATCGTGGCCGCCGGCGTGCCGGGCCTGCTCACCGCCGACATGCTCACGCCGGGCGCGGTCGTGGTCGACGTCGGCATCACCCGCGTCATCGGCCCGGACGGCAAGGGCCGCTACACCGGCGACGTCGCCGGTGACGCGGCGGAGGTGGCCGGCAAGCTGGTGCCCATGCCGGGCGGCGTCGGCCCGATGACCCGCGCGATGCTGCTGACCAACGTCGTGGAGCGGGCCGAGCGCGACTGA